One Curtobacterium sp. MCLR17_007 DNA window includes the following coding sequences:
- a CDS encoding TlpA disulfide reductase family protein, with the protein MTNRSVRKRVVAVAATAVVAALALTGCSGGSDSLSKQYGSGTTQNYISGDGAVTEVAADKRTDTVDFTAKDTDGGTLSAKALRGKVVVLNFWYASCPPCRAEAKYLNTVQQKYADKDVQFIGVNVRDQAATAAAFERTFGIDYPTVLDADKGTMQLALSGQIAPNAVPATIVLDTKGRVAARVLGAIDGTSILDTLVSDELDGSKAS; encoded by the coding sequence GTGACCAACCGCAGTGTCAGGAAGCGTGTCGTCGCGGTCGCGGCGACCGCCGTGGTCGCCGCCCTCGCGCTGACCGGGTGCTCCGGCGGCAGCGACTCGCTGTCGAAGCAGTACGGCAGTGGCACCACGCAGAACTACATCTCCGGCGACGGCGCGGTGACCGAGGTCGCGGCCGACAAGCGGACGGACACCGTCGACTTCACCGCGAAGGACACCGATGGCGGGACGCTGTCGGCGAAGGCGCTGCGCGGCAAGGTCGTCGTGCTGAACTTCTGGTACGCCAGCTGCCCGCCCTGCCGCGCCGAGGCGAAGTACCTCAACACCGTGCAGCAGAAGTACGCGGACAAGGACGTGCAGTTCATCGGCGTCAACGTGCGCGACCAGGCCGCCACCGCCGCGGCCTTTGAGCGCACCTTCGGGATCGACTACCCGACCGTGCTCGACGCCGACAAGGGCACGATGCAGCTCGCGCTGTCCGGGCAGATCGCGCCGAACGCCGTCCCCGCGACGATCGTCCTCGACACCAAGGGCCGCGTCGCCGCCCGCGTGCTCGGCGCGATCGACGGCACGAGCATCCTCGACACCCTGGTCAGCGACGAGCTCGACGGCAGCAAGGCGTCCTGA
- a CDS encoding cytochrome c biogenesis protein ResB: protein MSRQSDTDDSRLENGTASDPMRPSDHVDGAGPADGPGEVNQPKLGFLGYVRYFWRQLTSMRTALFLLMMLALAAIPGSLVPQRTADPNGVVQYKADHPQLFPVLDKLQVFDTYTSVWFSAIYLLLFVSLIGCIIPRTRHHWQALRTRPPRTPARLTRLAGYRSVPVGPDTVADGARGTDPATGLPSADHAVTRAMALLKRSGYRVERFGDSVSAERGYLRETGNLVFHAALVGVLVAVGIGGGFGYTGQRLLVEGQTFSNVLGSYDSFNPGRWFQQTDLKGYNLTLDKFVTKYEERNLDALGQATDYSATVTSQAKGGQPTTGRLGVNDPLSIGGTNVYLLGNGYAMDVTVRDGDGNVAFQDDVPFLPADANYTSTGVVKVPDAAPDQLGMVGFFYPTAVKLGTGAFTSNYPDAENPLLTLQVYTGNLGLDDGVPRSVYQLDTSGLTQIAGTKSEAKSIELKPGQTKTLPQGAGSITFNGVKRYVSLDVHHDPSQLWVGGFAVLSVLGLLTSLFVPRRRVWVKVVPRTGAEHGEYDLEYAGLARGEDPNLERAVADIAAKHVSDLGVRIPSWT, encoded by the coding sequence ATGTCCCGGCAGTCTGACACCGACGACAGCCGGCTCGAGAACGGCACCGCGTCCGACCCGATGCGCCCGTCCGACCACGTTGACGGCGCGGGTCCGGCCGACGGCCCCGGCGAGGTCAACCAACCGAAGCTCGGGTTCCTCGGGTACGTTCGGTACTTCTGGCGCCAGCTGACGAGCATGCGCACGGCGCTGTTCCTGCTGATGATGCTCGCGCTGGCCGCGATCCCCGGGTCGCTCGTGCCGCAGCGCACCGCCGACCCCAACGGCGTCGTGCAGTACAAGGCCGACCACCCGCAGCTCTTCCCGGTGCTCGACAAGCTCCAGGTCTTCGACACCTACACCTCGGTGTGGTTCTCGGCGATCTACCTGCTGCTGTTCGTCTCGCTCATCGGCTGCATCATCCCGCGCACCAGGCACCACTGGCAGGCGTTGCGGACCCGCCCGCCCAGGACCCCCGCCCGACTGACGCGACTCGCGGGCTACCGCAGTGTCCCGGTCGGGCCGGACACGGTGGCGGACGGTGCACGCGGGACGGACCCGGCCACGGGCCTCCCGTCAGCCGACCACGCCGTCACCCGCGCCATGGCGCTGCTGAAGCGCTCCGGGTACCGCGTCGAGCGGTTCGGCGACTCGGTCAGCGCGGAGCGCGGCTACCTGCGCGAGACCGGCAACCTGGTGTTCCACGCCGCGCTCGTCGGCGTGCTCGTCGCCGTCGGGATCGGCGGCGGCTTCGGGTACACCGGACAGCGGCTGCTCGTCGAGGGACAGACCTTCTCGAACGTCCTCGGGTCGTACGACTCGTTCAACCCGGGTCGCTGGTTCCAGCAGACCGACCTCAAGGGCTACAACCTGACCCTCGACAAGTTCGTCACCAAGTACGAGGAGCGGAACCTCGACGCGCTCGGTCAGGCGACGGACTACTCGGCGACGGTGACATCGCAGGCCAAGGGCGGCCAGCCGACGACGGGCCGGCTCGGCGTGAACGACCCGCTGTCCATCGGCGGCACGAACGTGTACCTGCTCGGCAACGGCTACGCCATGGACGTCACGGTGCGCGACGGCGACGGCAACGTGGCGTTCCAGGACGACGTGCCCTTCCTGCCCGCCGACGCGAACTACACGTCGACCGGTGTCGTCAAGGTCCCCGACGCCGCACCGGACCAGCTCGGCATGGTCGGGTTCTTCTACCCGACGGCCGTCAAGCTCGGCACCGGGGCGTTCACGTCGAACTACCCGGACGCCGAGAACCCGCTGCTGACGCTGCAGGTGTACACCGGCAACCTCGGGTTGGACGACGGTGTGCCGCGCAGCGTCTACCAGCTCGACACGAGCGGGCTCACGCAGATCGCCGGGACCAAGTCCGAGGCCAAGAGCATCGAGCTGAAGCCCGGCCAGACCAAGACCCTGCCGCAGGGAGCCGGGTCGATCACGTTCAACGGCGTGAAGCGGTACGTGTCGCTCGACGTGCACCACGACCCCTCGCAGCTGTGGGTCGGCGGGTTCGCCGTGCTCAGCGTGCTCGGGCTGCTGACGTCGCTGTTCGTCCCGCGCCGTCGTGTGTGGGTGAAGGTCGTGCCGCGCACCGGCGCCGAACACGGCGAGTACGACCTCGAGTACGCGGGGCTGGCCCGCGGCGAGGACCCCAATCTCGAACGGGCCGTGGCGGACATCGCCGCCAAGCACGTGTCAGACCTCGGAGTTAGGATTCCCTCGTGGACATGA
- the ccsB gene encoding c-type cytochrome biogenesis protein CcsB encodes MTTNLATYSVVLTYSAMAVYVVAFISFALDMAKRSGEVTVGADGTAVATTVRQQQAKTVATVQGGTVVLERVEAPAKTGSGRRGSRFERVGMAMTVLALVLHVGAIVLRGIAADRVPWGNMFEFSLTGTGLIIAIFLLVQLWQNLKFLGVFITGLTLILLGIATVNYYVPVRPLVPALESYWLVLHVFVAIAGTGFFALGAGLAVSQLIQTYRLSHSGASKQLRFMETLPDADRLEVLTYRVLLVGFVLWTFTLIAGAIWAERAWGRYWGWDTKEVWTFIIWVIYAGYIHARATRGWRGARSSWLALVGFSAVMFNFAVVNVFFKGLHSYSGL; translated from the coding sequence ATGACGACGAACCTCGCGACCTACTCGGTCGTCCTCACCTACTCGGCCATGGCCGTGTACGTGGTGGCGTTCATCTCGTTCGCACTCGACATGGCCAAGCGGTCCGGCGAGGTCACGGTGGGTGCTGACGGCACCGCCGTCGCCACGACCGTACGGCAGCAGCAGGCCAAGACCGTCGCGACGGTGCAGGGCGGCACCGTCGTCCTCGAGCGTGTCGAAGCGCCCGCCAAGACCGGCTCTGGTCGACGCGGGTCGCGGTTCGAGCGCGTCGGCATGGCGATGACCGTCCTGGCGCTCGTGCTGCACGTCGGGGCCATCGTCCTCCGCGGCATCGCAGCCGATCGTGTGCCGTGGGGCAACATGTTCGAGTTCTCGCTGACGGGCACGGGTCTGATCATCGCGATCTTCCTGCTCGTGCAGCTCTGGCAGAACCTGAAGTTCCTCGGTGTCTTCATCACCGGGCTCACGCTGATCCTGCTCGGCATCGCCACGGTCAACTACTACGTGCCGGTCCGGCCGCTCGTGCCCGCGCTCGAGTCCTACTGGCTCGTCCTGCACGTGTTCGTCGCGATCGCCGGTACGGGGTTCTTCGCCCTCGGCGCCGGCCTGGCCGTGTCCCAGCTCATCCAGACCTACCGCCTCAGCCACAGCGGAGCATCCAAGCAGCTCCGTTTCATGGAGACCCTGCCCGACGCCGACCGGCTCGAGGTCCTGACCTACCGCGTCCTGCTCGTGGGCTTCGTGCTCTGGACCTTCACGCTCATCGCGGGCGCCATCTGGGCCGAGCGGGCTTGGGGCCGCTACTGGGGCTGGGACACCAAGGAAGTCTGGACCTTCATCATCTGGGTCATCTACGCCGGGTACATCCACGCCCGTGCCACCCGTGGCTGGCGCGGCGCCCGGTCCTCGTGGCTGGCACTCGTCGGATTCTCCGCGGTGATGTTCAACTTCGCCGTCGTCAACGTGTTCTTCAAGGGGCTGCACAGCTACTCCGGCCTGTGA
- a CDS encoding cytochrome c biogenesis protein CcdA — MLVALPVALLAGLVSFLSPCVLPLVPGYLGYVSGIADAGNRGRGRVVLGVLLFVLGFTAVFVAYTTVFGALGFWLVRWRDVITQVLGVVVILMGLVFIGRFTVLQRTLKPSWTPATGLVGAPLLGIVFGLGWTPCLGPTLAAINLLSVQAGSAWQGMWLGVAYCLGLGIPFLLVALGAGWAAGAIRVVKRHMRVVNIIGGAILIVIGLLMVTGIWSAVMSSVGAVIQSYVPAV; from the coding sequence ATGCTGGTGGCGCTGCCCGTGGCCCTGCTCGCGGGGCTCGTGTCGTTCCTCTCGCCGTGCGTCCTGCCGCTCGTCCCCGGGTACCTGGGGTACGTCAGCGGGATCGCCGACGCGGGGAACCGGGGTCGGGGTCGCGTGGTCCTCGGGGTGCTGCTCTTCGTGCTCGGCTTCACCGCCGTCTTCGTCGCCTACACGACCGTGTTCGGCGCGCTCGGCTTCTGGCTCGTCCGCTGGCGTGACGTGATCACCCAGGTCCTCGGCGTCGTCGTGATCCTGATGGGCCTGGTCTTCATCGGTCGCTTCACCGTCCTGCAGCGCACGCTCAAGCCGTCGTGGACCCCCGCGACCGGCCTGGTCGGTGCCCCGCTGCTCGGCATCGTGTTCGGCCTCGGCTGGACCCCGTGCCTCGGCCCGACCCTCGCCGCGATCAACCTGCTGAGCGTGCAGGCCGGCAGCGCCTGGCAGGGCATGTGGCTCGGCGTCGCCTACTGCCTGGGGCTCGGCATCCCGTTCCTGCTCGTCGCCCTCGGAGCCGGGTGGGCAGCCGGAGCGATCCGCGTCGTGAAGCGCCACATGCGCGTCGTCAACATCATCGGAGGAGCGATCCTGATCGTCATCGGTCTGCTCATGGTCACCGGCATCTGGTCGGCCGTCATGTCGAGCGTCGGGGCGGTGATCCAGAGCTATGTCCCGGCAGTCTGA
- a CDS encoding 1,4-dihydroxy-2-naphthoyl-CoA synthase, with product MPDTVSDLFDPDVWTTAPASASFTDITYHKHVSKGIVRIAFDRPEVRNAFRPRTVDELYRALDDARQDPRVGVVLLTGNGPSPKDGGWAFCSGGDQRIRGRSGYQYVGDEGAPPEGVDPAAAQASMGRLHILEVQRLIRMMPKVVIAVVPGWAAGGGHSLHAICDLTIASAEHGRFKQTDADVGSFDGGYGSAYYAKQIGQKLAREVFFLAEEYSAQRAYEMGAVNRVVPHADLEHEAIRWGETILGKSPTAIRMLKYAFNAVDDGLVGQQVFAGEATRLAYGTEEAVEGRDSFLEKRAPEWTSFPWHY from the coding sequence ATGCCCGACACCGTGTCCGACCTGTTCGACCCCGACGTCTGGACGACCGCCCCCGCGTCGGCGTCCTTCACCGACATCACGTACCACAAGCACGTGTCGAAGGGCATCGTCCGCATCGCGTTCGACCGCCCCGAGGTCCGGAACGCCTTCCGTCCCCGGACGGTCGACGAGCTGTACCGCGCCCTCGACGACGCCCGCCAGGACCCCCGCGTCGGCGTCGTCCTGCTGACCGGCAACGGCCCGAGCCCGAAGGACGGCGGCTGGGCGTTCTGCTCCGGCGGTGACCAGCGCATCCGCGGCCGCAGCGGCTACCAGTACGTCGGCGACGAGGGCGCTCCGCCCGAGGGCGTCGACCCGGCCGCCGCACAGGCCTCGATGGGTCGGCTGCACATCCTCGAGGTCCAGCGGCTGATCCGGATGATGCCCAAGGTCGTCATCGCGGTCGTCCCGGGCTGGGCCGCCGGCGGTGGGCACTCGCTGCACGCCATCTGCGACCTGACGATCGCCAGCGCCGAGCACGGCCGGTTCAAGCAGACCGACGCTGACGTGGGCTCGTTCGACGGCGGGTACGGCAGCGCCTACTACGCCAAGCAGATCGGCCAGAAGCTCGCGCGCGAAGTGTTCTTCCTGGCCGAGGAGTACTCCGCCCAGCGCGCGTACGAGATGGGTGCGGTCAACCGGGTGGTGCCGCACGCTGACCTCGAGCACGAGGCGATCCGCTGGGGCGAGACCATCCTGGGCAAGTCACCGACGGCGATCCGGATGCTCAAGTACGCCTTCAACGCGGTCGACGACGGTCTGGTCGGCCAGCAGGTCTTCGCGGGCGAGGCCACCCGTCTCGCCTACGGCACCGAGGAGGCCGTCGAGGGCCGTGACTCGTTCCTCGAGAAGCGCGCCCCGGAGTGGACGTCCTTCCCCTGGCACTACTGA
- a CDS encoding histidine phosphatase family protein — protein sequence MPATRIHLVRHGEVHNPDRVLYGRLPGFGLSELGHRMAAASATAWKDAGVDVRRIVASPLQRTQESAAPWAAAYGLDVSLDERLIEPTNRYEGQPPGFTKRSVRRPAEWPWIANPWRPSWGEAYESIANRMLAAVGSAWESVDEGDVVLVSHQLPIWMVHRRLAGEPLWHDPRRRRCDLSSITTLERVPATSGGRFIEAGYADPAMELRERAVDEGAV from the coding sequence ATGCCGGCGACCCGAATCCACCTCGTCCGTCACGGCGAGGTCCACAACCCGGACCGCGTGTTGTACGGGCGTCTGCCGGGCTTCGGACTTAGCGAGCTCGGGCACCGGATGGCTGCCGCGTCCGCCACCGCGTGGAAGGACGCCGGCGTCGACGTCCGCCGCATCGTGGCCTCGCCGCTCCAGCGCACGCAGGAGTCCGCTGCACCATGGGCCGCCGCCTACGGGCTCGACGTCAGCCTCGACGAACGCCTGATCGAGCCGACCAACCGGTACGAGGGACAGCCTCCCGGGTTCACCAAGCGCTCCGTCCGGCGACCGGCCGAGTGGCCCTGGATCGCGAACCCGTGGCGACCCAGCTGGGGCGAGGCCTACGAGTCGATCGCCAACCGCATGCTGGCCGCTGTCGGCAGTGCGTGGGAGAGTGTCGACGAGGGCGACGTCGTCCTCGTGAGCCACCAGCTGCCGATCTGGATGGTCCACCGTCGTCTCGCGGGGGAGCCCCTGTGGCACGACCCGCGCCGACGCCGGTGCGACCTCTCCAGCATCACGACCCTCGAGCGCGTGCCCGCCACGTCCGGCGGCCGCTTCATCGAGGCCGGGTACGCGGACCCGGCGATGGAACTCCGCGAACGCGCCGTCGACGAAGGAGCAGTGTGA
- a CDS encoding o-succinylbenzoate synthase, which produces MLPDLTDLLSDAHVVALPMRVRFRGITTREALVLRGPQGWTEFSPFVEYEDTEAAAWLRGTIDFGWTEHVPAAQSVPVNATVPAVAPGAVEGLLARYPGCTTAKVKVAEPGTTVEDDVARVAEVRRVMGADAAVRIDANGLWSLDEAVVALERLAPFDLQYAEQPCRTVDELAELRRRIAGLGVRIAADESVRKASDPLAVARAGAADVLVVKAQPLGGVTAARRVIADAGLPCVVSSALDTSVGLGMGAFLAAAAMTPGYAAGLGTAAMFLGDVTSDPVLPTNGRIGVRRVDVSPTLLARFAASPERTAWWRARAERVHALLAADVTV; this is translated from the coding sequence GTGCTCCCCGACCTGACCGACCTGTTGTCCGACGCGCACGTCGTCGCCCTGCCGATGCGCGTGCGGTTCCGCGGCATCACGACTCGCGAGGCGCTGGTCCTGCGCGGCCCGCAGGGCTGGACCGAGTTCTCGCCCTTCGTGGAGTACGAGGACACCGAGGCCGCCGCGTGGTTGCGCGGCACGATCGACTTCGGCTGGACCGAGCACGTCCCCGCGGCGCAGTCGGTCCCGGTGAACGCCACCGTGCCCGCGGTGGCCCCCGGTGCCGTCGAGGGGCTCCTGGCGCGGTACCCCGGCTGCACCACCGCCAAGGTCAAGGTCGCCGAGCCCGGCACCACCGTCGAGGACGACGTCGCCCGGGTCGCCGAGGTCCGGCGGGTGATGGGCGCCGACGCCGCGGTGCGGATCGACGCGAACGGGCTCTGGAGCCTGGACGAAGCGGTCGTTGCCCTGGAGCGGCTGGCGCCCTTCGACCTCCAGTACGCCGAGCAGCCGTGTCGGACCGTCGATGAACTCGCGGAGCTCCGACGCCGCATCGCCGGACTCGGGGTGCGGATCGCCGCCGACGAGAGCGTGCGCAAGGCCTCGGACCCGCTCGCGGTCGCCCGAGCCGGAGCGGCCGACGTGCTGGTGGTGAAGGCGCAGCCGCTCGGTGGGGTCACCGCGGCACGGCGGGTCATCGCCGATGCGGGCCTGCCCTGTGTCGTCTCGAGTGCGCTCGACACGTCCGTCGGGCTGGGGATGGGGGCGTTCCTCGCCGCGGCGGCGATGACGCCGGGCTACGCCGCCGGGCTCGGGACCGCCGCGATGTTCCTGGGTGACGTCACCTCCGATCCGGTGCTGCCCACGAACGGGAGGATCGGTGTGCGCCGCGTCGACGTCTCGCCGACGCTGCTGGCCCGGTTCGCCGCATCCCCGGAGCGGACCGCCTGGTGGCGCGCACGCGCGGAGCGCGTCCACGCGCTGCTCGCGGCGGACGTCACCGTGTAG
- a CDS encoding AMP-binding protein, whose product MTRPLVTLDASDPLAVLRGLEAALAGGPALLPVAEDVPALPTPPPADVPQRVALVVETSGSTGTGKRVALSADALLAGAAAADQALGGPGSWVLALPTHYIAGLNVLTRSIVAGTTPSLVAPGHFTAEAFADAADRLEVGPAAPRRYTSLVPVQLARVLDDARATAALARFDAVLVGGQATPAPLRERARAAGIRAVTTYGASETSGGCVYDGVPFGTVQTRLVDGELWLHGPMLAEGYLGDDTRTASTFVVDDGLRWYRTGDAATTSDGVVRVLGRLDDVVISGGEKVPLGLVERHVRELPGQDAAVVTRRSSDEWGEVPVVVTATPIDLQRVRDHVQAALGRAARPAAVVLVDALPMLSAGKPDRRAIHALVDDE is encoded by the coding sequence ATGACCCGACCGCTGGTCACGCTGGACGCGTCGGACCCGCTGGCCGTGCTGCGCGGACTGGAGGCCGCCCTCGCCGGCGGCCCCGCGCTCCTGCCGGTCGCCGAGGACGTCCCGGCGCTGCCGACTCCGCCTCCGGCCGACGTCCCGCAGCGGGTCGCCCTGGTCGTCGAGACGAGCGGGTCCACCGGCACGGGCAAGCGCGTGGCGCTGTCCGCCGACGCGCTGCTGGCCGGTGCGGCCGCCGCCGACCAGGCGCTCGGGGGACCGGGCAGCTGGGTCCTCGCGCTGCCCACCCACTACATCGCGGGCCTCAACGTGCTGACCCGGTCGATCGTCGCGGGCACGACCCCGTCCCTCGTGGCGCCGGGACACTTCACCGCCGAAGCGTTCGCGGACGCCGCGGACCGCCTCGAGGTCGGGCCGGCCGCACCACGCCGGTACACCTCGCTCGTCCCGGTGCAGCTCGCCCGTGTGCTCGACGACGCCCGCGCCACGGCCGCCCTCGCGCGGTTCGACGCGGTCCTCGTCGGCGGACAGGCGACCCCGGCACCCCTCCGCGAGCGGGCCCGCGCCGCCGGCATCCGCGCGGTGACGACGTACGGGGCGAGCGAGACGAGCGGTGGGTGCGTCTACGACGGTGTCCCCTTCGGCACCGTGCAGACGCGACTCGTCGACGGTGAGCTCTGGCTGCACGGACCGATGCTCGCCGAGGGGTACCTCGGGGACGACACCCGGACCGCGTCGACGTTCGTGGTCGACGACGGGCTCCGGTGGTACCGGACGGGCGATGCCGCGACGACCTCGGACGGCGTCGTGCGGGTGCTCGGGCGGCTCGACGACGTCGTCATCTCCGGCGGCGAGAAGGTGCCGCTCGGTCTCGTCGAACGCCACGTGCGCGAACTCCCCGGGCAGGACGCCGCGGTGGTGACCCGACGCTCGTCGGACGAGTGGGGTGAGGTCCCCGTCGTCGTGACCGCCACCCCGATCGACCTCCAGCGGGTCCGAGACCACGTCCAGGCCGCCCTCGGTCGAGCGGCGCGCCCGGCGGCGGTGGTCCTCGTCGACGCGCTGCCGATGCTCAGCGCCGGCAAGCCCGACCGGCGTGCGATCCACGCCCTCGTCGACGACGAATAG
- a CDS encoding MerR family transcriptional regulator encodes MTDDRDPGSMHIGELADRAGMSLRTIRHYDEVGLLVPSGRTAGGFRVYTERDLERLLVIRRMKPLGFSLDEMGDLLSIVDGLPGTDAEDTAARAARLDAFLQDARDRHAKLVERAGMAEEFIGTLGTLRASLP; translated from the coding sequence ATGACGGATGATCGCGATCCCGGCTCGATGCACATCGGTGAGCTCGCCGACCGCGCGGGGATGTCCCTGCGGACGATCCGCCACTACGACGAGGTCGGTCTGCTGGTGCCGAGCGGGCGGACCGCCGGCGGCTTCCGGGTCTACACCGAGCGCGACCTCGAGCGCCTGCTGGTGATCCGCCGGATGAAGCCGCTCGGATTCTCGCTGGACGAGATGGGCGACCTGCTCAGCATCGTGGACGGCCTGCCCGGTACGGACGCCGAGGACACGGCCGCTCGCGCCGCTCGGCTCGACGCCTTCCTGCAGGACGCCCGCGACCGTCACGCGAAGCTCGTCGAACGCGCGGGCATGGCCGAGGAGTTCATCGGCACACTCGGGACTCTCCGCGCCTCGCTGCCCTGA
- a CDS encoding SulP family inorganic anion transporter, with amino-acid sequence MTTLTSAPPAQSVLSALRSPRMLSREVLAGVVTALALIPEAISFSVVAGVDPAVGLFSSVVIAVVIAVVGGRPAMVSAAAGSVALVIAPLVRDHGIAYLVPTIVLGGVIQLVLGFLGVARLMRFIPRSVNVAFVNALAILIFTAQLPNLFGHDVPFVVWPLTALGVAVIVGFPYLTKAVPAPLIAVVVITLITVVFGVAVPTVGDEGALPTALPGFNGITVPISFDTLTIIAPYAFGMAIVGLIETLLTAQLVDALTDTGSSKWRESWGQGIANIASAFFGGTGGCAMIGQTVINVKTAGARTRISTFAAGASVLVLTIVLHDVVARIPMAALTAVMLMVCVATFDWHSIRPRTLGRMPLGETAVMVITVLVVVVTDNLATGVLVGVVVAALVFARRVAHVVEVVREPVDDDTVRYRVRGALFFASSNDLVTRFSYAEDPANVVIDMSDAHVFDASTVAALDGVEQRFAKHGTRVEVVNLNTGSVALHGRLSGHLG; translated from the coding sequence ATGACCACCCTCACCTCGGCTCCCCCCGCCCAGAGCGTCCTGTCGGCCCTCCGCTCGCCGCGCATGCTGTCACGCGAGGTGCTCGCCGGTGTCGTGACCGCGCTCGCACTCATCCCCGAGGCGATCTCCTTCTCCGTCGTCGCCGGTGTCGACCCGGCGGTCGGCCTGTTCTCCAGCGTGGTCATCGCCGTCGTGATCGCCGTCGTCGGCGGGCGGCCCGCGATGGTCTCGGCAGCGGCCGGCTCGGTCGCGCTCGTCATCGCGCCGCTCGTCCGCGACCACGGCATCGCCTACCTGGTCCCGACGATCGTGCTCGGGGGCGTGATCCAGCTCGTGCTCGGGTTTCTCGGGGTCGCCCGGCTGATGCGGTTCATCCCGCGCAGCGTCAACGTCGCGTTCGTCAACGCCCTGGCCATCCTGATCTTCACCGCGCAGCTGCCGAACCTGTTCGGCCACGACGTCCCGTTCGTCGTCTGGCCCCTGACCGCCCTGGGCGTCGCGGTCATCGTCGGGTTCCCCTACCTGACCAAGGCCGTGCCGGCACCGCTCATCGCGGTCGTGGTCATCACCCTGATCACGGTCGTGTTCGGCGTCGCCGTGCCGACCGTCGGCGACGAGGGGGCGCTCCCCACGGCGTTGCCGGGGTTCAACGGCATCACGGTGCCGATCTCCTTCGACACCCTGACGATCATCGCGCCGTACGCGTTCGGCATGGCGATCGTCGGACTCATCGAGACGCTCCTGACGGCGCAGCTCGTCGACGCCCTGACGGACACCGGCTCGAGCAAGTGGCGCGAGTCGTGGGGCCAGGGCATCGCCAACATCGCCTCCGCGTTCTTCGGCGGCACGGGCGGCTGCGCGATGATCGGGCAGACGGTCATCAACGTGAAGACCGCCGGCGCCCGGACACGTATCTCGACGTTCGCCGCGGGTGCCTCGGTGCTCGTGCTGACGATCGTGCTCCACGACGTCGTCGCGCGGATCCCGATGGCCGCGCTCACGGCGGTCATGCTCATGGTCTGCGTCGCGACCTTCGACTGGCACAGCATCCGTCCCCGCACGCTCGGCCGGATGCCGCTCGGCGAGACGGCCGTCATGGTGATCACGGTCCTGGTGGTCGTCGTCACGGACAACCTCGCGACCGGCGTGCTCGTCGGCGTCGTGGTCGCCGCGCTCGTCTTCGCCCGTCGGGTTGCCCACGTGGTCGAGGTCGTCCGCGAACCGGTCGACGACGACACCGTGCGGTACCGGGTTCGTGGTGCGCTGTTCTTCGCGTCGTCGAACGACCTCGTCACGCGGTTCTCGTACGCCGAGGACCCGGCGAACGTGGTCATCGACATGTCCGACGCGCACGTGTTCGACGCCAGCACGGTCGCTGCACTCGACGGCGTCGAGCAGCGGTTCGCCAAGCACGGGACGCGGGTCGAGGTCGTGAACCTCAACACCGGGTCGGTGGCGCTGCACGGCCGGCTGTCCGGCCACCTCGGCTGA